A single Calypte anna isolate BGI_N300 chromosome 5A, bCalAnn1_v1.p, whole genome shotgun sequence DNA region contains:
- the ZBTB1 gene encoding zinc finger and BTB domain-containing protein 1 isoform X3 — translation MARTSHSNYVLQQLNNQREWGFLCDCCIAIDDIYFQAHKAVLAACSSYFRMFFMNHQHTTAQLNLSNMKISAECFDLILQFMYLGKIMTAPANFEQFKVAMNNLQLYNVPECLEDIQDTDSSSLKCSSSASSTQNSKMIFGVRMYEDTLARNVSEANRWGVEPPSSTVNTSHNKEPDEEALQLSSFPEPLFDVCKKSTTSKFSHTKERVSHSRRFGRSFTCDSCGFSFSCEKLLDEHVLTCTNRHSYQSARYYSTEKIDFSEKDSTSKMISTQTEKYKGDSSQAVDNSSSPVSNITSRKSSTVASEASGEEGGRASERKRIIIKVEPEDSPADELKDFNIIKVADKDCNESSDNDDLDDEQEEPLYRYYVEEEIREKRNARKTLKPRLSMDEDERKCLKSPRHLSRKAPSVQEEAENAPCELCGLTITEEDLSSHYLSKHIENICACGKCGQILVKGKQLQDHAQTCGEPQDLTMNGIRNSEEKMDLEENPEEQSEIRDMMFAEMLEDFRDGHFQMNSLQKKQLYKHSACPFRCPNCGQRFETENLVVEHMSSCLEQDLFKNSMMEENERDHRLSAISGLGKATKGSKRKL, via the exons ATGGCAAGAACCAGCCACAGCAACTATGTCCTTCAGCAGCTAAACAACCAAAGAGAGTGGGGCTTTCTGTGCGACTGCTGTATCGCTATCGatgatatttattttcaagcacATAAAGCAGTCCTTGCTGCATGCAGCTCCTATTTTAGGATGTTTTTTATGAACCATCAACACACTACAGCACAGCTGAATCTAAGCAACATGAAGATTAGTGCTGAATGCTTTGATCTTATTTTACAGTTCATGTATTTAGGAAAAATTATGACAGCACCTGCCAATTTTGAGCAATTTAAAGTGGCCATGAACAATTTGCAGCTATACAATGTACCTGAATGTCTAGAAGATATACAGGATACAGACTCGTCTAGTTTAAAATGTTCATCTTCTGCTTCTAGCACCCAGAATAGTAAAATGATATTTGGCGTGAGAATGTATGAAGACACACTTGCTAGAAATGTCAGCGAAGCAAACAGGTGGGGTGTGGAGCCGCCAAGCTCAACAGTAAATACATCCCATAACAAAGAGCCTGATGAAGAAGCtttgcagctgagcagcttccCCGAACCACTGTTTGATGTCTGCAAAAAAAGCACCACGTCCAAATTCTCTCACACGAAGGAGCGCGTGTCCCACTCGCGCCGATTCGGAAGAAGCTTCACCTGCGACAGCTGCGGGTTTAGTTTTAGctgtgaaaagctgctggaTGAGCACGTGTTAACGTGCACTAACAGGCATTCTTACCAAAGTGCCAGGTACTACAGTACTGAAAAAATAGACTTTAGTGAGAAGGACTCTACTTCAAAAATGATCTCCAcgcaaacagaaaaatacaaggGGGACTCAAGTCAAGCTGTGGACAATTCTTCATCTCCTGTGTCAAACATTAcgagcagaaaaagcagcacgGTTGCCTCCGAGGCATCAGGTGAAGAAGGAGGTAGAGCCTCTGAGAGGAAGAGGATTATCATCAAGGTGGAACCAGAGGACAGTCCTGCAGACGAGCTGAAggattttaatattattaaggTGGCAGATAAAGACTGCAATGAGTCTTCTGACAACGATGACCTGGATGATGAACAGGAAGAGCCACTTTACAGATACTACGTCGAGGAGGAGatcagagagaagagaaatgctCGGAAGACTTTAAAACCCCGTTTATCCATGGATGAAGATGAAAGAAAGTGTTTGAAAAGTCCACGGCACCTTAGCAGGAAGGCTCCTTCGGTgcaggaagaggcagaaaatgcTCCCTGTGAACTTTGTGGGCTAACAATCACTGAGGAAGACTTGTCCTCTCATTATTTATCCAAACACATAGAAAATATATGTGCTTGTGGCAAGTGTGGTCAAATACTGGTCAAAGGCAAGCAGTTACAGGACCATGCACAGACCTGTGGAGAACCCCAGGATCTGACCATGAACGGTATCAGAAATTCCGAGGAGAAAATGGACTTAGAAGAAAACCCTGAGGAACAGTCAGAAATCAGGGACATGATGTTTGCAGAGATGCTAGAGGACTTCAGGGACGGTCATTTCCAAATGAACAGCCTTCAAAAAAAACAGTTATACAAGCATTCTGCCTGCCCTTTCCGATGCCCTAACTGTGGCCAGCGTTTCGAAACTGAAAACCTAGTGGTAGAACATATGTCAAGCTGCCTGGAGCAAGATCTGTTCAAGAACTCCATGATGGAAGAGAACGAGAGGGATCACAGAC TATCAGCTATATCTGGACTGGGAAAAGCAACCAAGGGAAGCAAGAGAAAACTG
- the ZBTB1 gene encoding zinc finger and BTB domain-containing protein 1 isoform X1, protein MARTSHSNYVLQQLNNQREWGFLCDCCIAIDDIYFQAHKAVLAACSSYFRMFFMNHQHTTAQLNLSNMKISAECFDLILQFMYLGKIMTAPANFEQFKVAMNNLQLYNVPECLEDIQDTDSSSLKCSSSASSTQNSKMIFGVRMYEDTLARNVSEANRWGVEPPSSTVNTSHNKEPDEEALQLSSFPEPLFDVCKKSTTSKFSHTKERVSHSRRFGRSFTCDSCGFSFSCEKLLDEHVLTCTNRHSYQSARYYSTEKIDFSEKDSTSKMISTQTEKYKGDSSQAVDNSSSPVSNITSRKSSTVASEASGEEGGRASERKRIIIKVEPEDSPADELKDFNIIKVADKDCNESSDNDDLDDEQEEPLYRYYVEEEIREKRNARKTLKPRLSMDEDERKCLKSPRHLSRKAPSVQEEAENAPCELCGLTITEEDLSSHYLSKHIENICACGKCGQILVKGKQLQDHAQTCGEPQDLTMNGIRNSEEKMDLEENPEEQSEIRDMMFAEMLEDFRDGHFQMNSLQKKQLYKHSACPFRCPNCGQRFETENLVVEHMSSCLEQDLFKNSMMEENERDHRRKHFCNLCGKGFYQRCHLREHYTVHTKEKQFVCQTCGKQFLRERQLRLHNDMHKGMARYVCSICDQGNFRKHDHVRHMISHLSAGETICQVCFQIFPNNEQLEQHMDIHLYTCGVCGAKFNLRKDMRSHYNAKHLKRT, encoded by the coding sequence ATGGCAAGAACCAGCCACAGCAACTATGTCCTTCAGCAGCTAAACAACCAAAGAGAGTGGGGCTTTCTGTGCGACTGCTGTATCGCTATCGatgatatttattttcaagcacATAAAGCAGTCCTTGCTGCATGCAGCTCCTATTTTAGGATGTTTTTTATGAACCATCAACACACTACAGCACAGCTGAATCTAAGCAACATGAAGATTAGTGCTGAATGCTTTGATCTTATTTTACAGTTCATGTATTTAGGAAAAATTATGACAGCACCTGCCAATTTTGAGCAATTTAAAGTGGCCATGAACAATTTGCAGCTATACAATGTACCTGAATGTCTAGAAGATATACAGGATACAGACTCGTCTAGTTTAAAATGTTCATCTTCTGCTTCTAGCACCCAGAATAGTAAAATGATATTTGGCGTGAGAATGTATGAAGACACACTTGCTAGAAATGTCAGCGAAGCAAACAGGTGGGGTGTGGAGCCGCCAAGCTCAACAGTAAATACATCCCATAACAAAGAGCCTGATGAAGAAGCtttgcagctgagcagcttccCCGAACCACTGTTTGATGTCTGCAAAAAAAGCACCACGTCCAAATTCTCTCACACGAAGGAGCGCGTGTCCCACTCGCGCCGATTCGGAAGAAGCTTCACCTGCGACAGCTGCGGGTTTAGTTTTAGctgtgaaaagctgctggaTGAGCACGTGTTAACGTGCACTAACAGGCATTCTTACCAAAGTGCCAGGTACTACAGTACTGAAAAAATAGACTTTAGTGAGAAGGACTCTACTTCAAAAATGATCTCCAcgcaaacagaaaaatacaaggGGGACTCAAGTCAAGCTGTGGACAATTCTTCATCTCCTGTGTCAAACATTAcgagcagaaaaagcagcacgGTTGCCTCCGAGGCATCAGGTGAAGAAGGAGGTAGAGCCTCTGAGAGGAAGAGGATTATCATCAAGGTGGAACCAGAGGACAGTCCTGCAGACGAGCTGAAggattttaatattattaaggTGGCAGATAAAGACTGCAATGAGTCTTCTGACAACGATGACCTGGATGATGAACAGGAAGAGCCACTTTACAGATACTACGTCGAGGAGGAGatcagagagaagagaaatgctCGGAAGACTTTAAAACCCCGTTTATCCATGGATGAAGATGAAAGAAAGTGTTTGAAAAGTCCACGGCACCTTAGCAGGAAGGCTCCTTCGGTgcaggaagaggcagaaaatgcTCCCTGTGAACTTTGTGGGCTAACAATCACTGAGGAAGACTTGTCCTCTCATTATTTATCCAAACACATAGAAAATATATGTGCTTGTGGCAAGTGTGGTCAAATACTGGTCAAAGGCAAGCAGTTACAGGACCATGCACAGACCTGTGGAGAACCCCAGGATCTGACCATGAACGGTATCAGAAATTCCGAGGAGAAAATGGACTTAGAAGAAAACCCTGAGGAACAGTCAGAAATCAGGGACATGATGTTTGCAGAGATGCTAGAGGACTTCAGGGACGGTCATTTCCAAATGAACAGCCTTCAAAAAAAACAGTTATACAAGCATTCTGCCTGCCCTTTCCGATGCCCTAACTGTGGCCAGCGTTTCGAAACTGAAAACCTAGTGGTAGAACATATGTCAAGCTGCCTGGAGCAAGATCTGTTCAAGAACTCCATGATGGAAGAGAACGAGAGGGATCACAGACGTAAGCATTTCTGCAATCTTTGTGGGAAAGGATTTTATCAGCGTTGCCACTTGAGGGAACACTATACTGTTCATACCAAGGAAAAACAGTTTGTTTGTCAGACATGTGGGAAGCAGTTCTTAAGAGAGCGCCAGTTGCGGCTCCACAATGATATGCACAAAGGCATGGCCAGGTATGTCTGTTCCATTTGTGATCAAGGAAACTTCCGAAAACATGACCATGTACGGCATATGATATCTCACTTATCAGCTGGAGAGACTATATGCCAGGTCTGCTTTCAGATATTCCCAAATAATGAGCAACTGGAGCAGCACATGGATATTCATCTCTATACATGTGGAGTATGTGGAGCAAAGTTTAATTTGAGGAAAGATATGAGATCTCACTATAATGCCAAGCATTTGAAAAGAACATAA
- the ZBTB1 gene encoding zinc finger and BTB domain-containing protein 1 isoform X2: MARTSHSNYVLQQLNNQREWGFLCDCCIAIDDIYFQAHKAVLAACSSYFRMFFMNHQHTTAQLNLSNMKISAECFDLILQFMYLGKIMTAPANFEQFKVAMNNLQLYNVPECLEDIQDTDSSSLKCSSSASSTQNSKMIFGVRMYEDTLARNVSEANRWGVEPPSSTVNTSHNKEPDEEALQLSSFPEPLFDVCKKSTTSKFSHTKERVSHSRRFGRSFTCDSCGFSFSCEKLLDEHVLTCTNRHSYQSARYYSTEKIDFSEKDSTSKMISTQTEKYKGDSSQAVDNSSSPVSNITSRKSSTVASEASGEEGGRASERKRIIIKVEPEDSPADELKDFNIIKVADKDCNESSDNDDLDDEQEEPLYRYYVEEEIREKRNARKTLKPRLSMDEDERKCLKSPRHLSRKAPSVQEEAENAPCELCGLTITEEDLSSHYLSKHIENICACGKCGQILVKGKQLQDHAQTCGEPQDLTMNGIRNSEEKMDLEENPEEQSEIRDMMFAEMLEDFRDGHFQMNSLQKKQLYKHSACPFRCPNCGQRFETENLVVEHMSSCLEQDLFKNSMMEENERDHRRKHFCNLCGKGFYQRCHLREHYTVHTKEKQFVCQTCGKQFLRERQLRLHNDMHKGMASSEIGTSKLLNN; this comes from the coding sequence ATGGCAAGAACCAGCCACAGCAACTATGTCCTTCAGCAGCTAAACAACCAAAGAGAGTGGGGCTTTCTGTGCGACTGCTGTATCGCTATCGatgatatttattttcaagcacATAAAGCAGTCCTTGCTGCATGCAGCTCCTATTTTAGGATGTTTTTTATGAACCATCAACACACTACAGCACAGCTGAATCTAAGCAACATGAAGATTAGTGCTGAATGCTTTGATCTTATTTTACAGTTCATGTATTTAGGAAAAATTATGACAGCACCTGCCAATTTTGAGCAATTTAAAGTGGCCATGAACAATTTGCAGCTATACAATGTACCTGAATGTCTAGAAGATATACAGGATACAGACTCGTCTAGTTTAAAATGTTCATCTTCTGCTTCTAGCACCCAGAATAGTAAAATGATATTTGGCGTGAGAATGTATGAAGACACACTTGCTAGAAATGTCAGCGAAGCAAACAGGTGGGGTGTGGAGCCGCCAAGCTCAACAGTAAATACATCCCATAACAAAGAGCCTGATGAAGAAGCtttgcagctgagcagcttccCCGAACCACTGTTTGATGTCTGCAAAAAAAGCACCACGTCCAAATTCTCTCACACGAAGGAGCGCGTGTCCCACTCGCGCCGATTCGGAAGAAGCTTCACCTGCGACAGCTGCGGGTTTAGTTTTAGctgtgaaaagctgctggaTGAGCACGTGTTAACGTGCACTAACAGGCATTCTTACCAAAGTGCCAGGTACTACAGTACTGAAAAAATAGACTTTAGTGAGAAGGACTCTACTTCAAAAATGATCTCCAcgcaaacagaaaaatacaaggGGGACTCAAGTCAAGCTGTGGACAATTCTTCATCTCCTGTGTCAAACATTAcgagcagaaaaagcagcacgGTTGCCTCCGAGGCATCAGGTGAAGAAGGAGGTAGAGCCTCTGAGAGGAAGAGGATTATCATCAAGGTGGAACCAGAGGACAGTCCTGCAGACGAGCTGAAggattttaatattattaaggTGGCAGATAAAGACTGCAATGAGTCTTCTGACAACGATGACCTGGATGATGAACAGGAAGAGCCACTTTACAGATACTACGTCGAGGAGGAGatcagagagaagagaaatgctCGGAAGACTTTAAAACCCCGTTTATCCATGGATGAAGATGAAAGAAAGTGTTTGAAAAGTCCACGGCACCTTAGCAGGAAGGCTCCTTCGGTgcaggaagaggcagaaaatgcTCCCTGTGAACTTTGTGGGCTAACAATCACTGAGGAAGACTTGTCCTCTCATTATTTATCCAAACACATAGAAAATATATGTGCTTGTGGCAAGTGTGGTCAAATACTGGTCAAAGGCAAGCAGTTACAGGACCATGCACAGACCTGTGGAGAACCCCAGGATCTGACCATGAACGGTATCAGAAATTCCGAGGAGAAAATGGACTTAGAAGAAAACCCTGAGGAACAGTCAGAAATCAGGGACATGATGTTTGCAGAGATGCTAGAGGACTTCAGGGACGGTCATTTCCAAATGAACAGCCTTCAAAAAAAACAGTTATACAAGCATTCTGCCTGCCCTTTCCGATGCCCTAACTGTGGCCAGCGTTTCGAAACTGAAAACCTAGTGGTAGAACATATGTCAAGCTGCCTGGAGCAAGATCTGTTCAAGAACTCCATGATGGAAGAGAACGAGAGGGATCACAGACGTAAGCATTTCTGCAATCTTTGTGGGAAAGGATTTTATCAGCGTTGCCACTTGAGGGAACACTATACTGTTCATACCAAGGAAAAACAGTTTGTTTGTCAGACATGTGGGAAGCAGTTCTTAAGAGAGCGCCAGTTGCGGCTCCACAATGATATGCACAAAGGCATGGCCAG
- the ZBTB1 gene encoding zinc finger and BTB domain-containing protein 1 isoform X4, translating into MARTSHSNYVLQQLNNQREWGFLCDCCIAIDDIYFQAHKAVLAACSSYFRMFFMNHQHTTAQLNLSNMKISAECFDLILQFMYLGKIMTAPANFEQFKVAMNNLQLYNVPECLEDIQDTDSSSLKCSSSASSTQNSKMIFGVRMYEDTLARNVSEANRWGVEPPSSTVNTSHNKEPDEEALQLSSFPEPLFDVCKKSTTSKFSHTKERVSHSRRFGRSFTCDSCGFSFSCEKLLDEHVLTCTNRHSYQSARYYSTEKIDFSEKDSTSKMISTQTEKYKGDSSQAVDNSSSPVSNITSRKSSTVASEASGEEGGRASERKRIIIKVEPEDSPADELKDFNIIKVADKDCNESSDNDDLDDEQEEPLYRYYVEEEIREKRNARKTLKPRLSMDEDERKCLKSPRHLSRKAPSVQEEAENAPCELCGLTITEEDLSSHYLSKHIENICACGKCGQILVKGKQLQDHAQTCGEPQDLTMNGIRNSEEKMDLEENPEEQSEIRDMMFAEMLEDFRDGHFQMNSLQKKQLYKHSACPFRCPNCGQRFETENLVVEHMSSCLEQDLFKNSMMEENERDHRLVK; encoded by the coding sequence ATGGCAAGAACCAGCCACAGCAACTATGTCCTTCAGCAGCTAAACAACCAAAGAGAGTGGGGCTTTCTGTGCGACTGCTGTATCGCTATCGatgatatttattttcaagcacATAAAGCAGTCCTTGCTGCATGCAGCTCCTATTTTAGGATGTTTTTTATGAACCATCAACACACTACAGCACAGCTGAATCTAAGCAACATGAAGATTAGTGCTGAATGCTTTGATCTTATTTTACAGTTCATGTATTTAGGAAAAATTATGACAGCACCTGCCAATTTTGAGCAATTTAAAGTGGCCATGAACAATTTGCAGCTATACAATGTACCTGAATGTCTAGAAGATATACAGGATACAGACTCGTCTAGTTTAAAATGTTCATCTTCTGCTTCTAGCACCCAGAATAGTAAAATGATATTTGGCGTGAGAATGTATGAAGACACACTTGCTAGAAATGTCAGCGAAGCAAACAGGTGGGGTGTGGAGCCGCCAAGCTCAACAGTAAATACATCCCATAACAAAGAGCCTGATGAAGAAGCtttgcagctgagcagcttccCCGAACCACTGTTTGATGTCTGCAAAAAAAGCACCACGTCCAAATTCTCTCACACGAAGGAGCGCGTGTCCCACTCGCGCCGATTCGGAAGAAGCTTCACCTGCGACAGCTGCGGGTTTAGTTTTAGctgtgaaaagctgctggaTGAGCACGTGTTAACGTGCACTAACAGGCATTCTTACCAAAGTGCCAGGTACTACAGTACTGAAAAAATAGACTTTAGTGAGAAGGACTCTACTTCAAAAATGATCTCCAcgcaaacagaaaaatacaaggGGGACTCAAGTCAAGCTGTGGACAATTCTTCATCTCCTGTGTCAAACATTAcgagcagaaaaagcagcacgGTTGCCTCCGAGGCATCAGGTGAAGAAGGAGGTAGAGCCTCTGAGAGGAAGAGGATTATCATCAAGGTGGAACCAGAGGACAGTCCTGCAGACGAGCTGAAggattttaatattattaaggTGGCAGATAAAGACTGCAATGAGTCTTCTGACAACGATGACCTGGATGATGAACAGGAAGAGCCACTTTACAGATACTACGTCGAGGAGGAGatcagagagaagagaaatgctCGGAAGACTTTAAAACCCCGTTTATCCATGGATGAAGATGAAAGAAAGTGTTTGAAAAGTCCACGGCACCTTAGCAGGAAGGCTCCTTCGGTgcaggaagaggcagaaaatgcTCCCTGTGAACTTTGTGGGCTAACAATCACTGAGGAAGACTTGTCCTCTCATTATTTATCCAAACACATAGAAAATATATGTGCTTGTGGCAAGTGTGGTCAAATACTGGTCAAAGGCAAGCAGTTACAGGACCATGCACAGACCTGTGGAGAACCCCAGGATCTGACCATGAACGGTATCAGAAATTCCGAGGAGAAAATGGACTTAGAAGAAAACCCTGAGGAACAGTCAGAAATCAGGGACATGATGTTTGCAGAGATGCTAGAGGACTTCAGGGACGGTCATTTCCAAATGAACAGCCTTCAAAAAAAACAGTTATACAAGCATTCTGCCTGCCCTTTCCGATGCCCTAACTGTGGCCAGCGTTTCGAAACTGAAAACCTAGTGGTAGAACATATGTCAAGCTGCCTGGAGCAAGATCTGTTCAAGAACTCCATGATGGAAGAGAACGAGAGGGATCACAGAC